A stretch of Mytilus edulis chromosome 11, xbMytEdul2.2, whole genome shotgun sequence DNA encodes these proteins:
- the LOC139494466 gene encoding toll-like receptor 6: MKCQTNIKNYLYLWRINSNRRKGYLPLQDADDFEYHAFVVYCDADRHWVHQKCLRKLEQDEGMKLCIHHRDFEIGESITANINNYLEKSWKVVVILSNDFAKSEWCQWEVDVVQERRRRQGRDVVLLIMLKSVDSKHMTNQLRALLDSASSLKYPAGVGEELFWTAAVETLRKPLGYPTTSLL, from the coding sequence ATGAAGTgtcaaacaaacattaaaaactaTCTTTACCTATGGAGAATCAATAGCAACAGAAGAAAAGGTTATCTCCCCTTGCAGGATGCAGATGATTTCGAATATCATGCATTTGTTGTATATTGTGATGCTGACCGCCATTGGGTTCACCAAAAATGTCTAAGGAAACTAGAACAAGATGAAGGAATGAAACTTTGCATTCATCATAGAGATTTTGAAATCGGGGAATCAATTACTGCAAACATCAATAACTATCTAGAGAAATCATGGaaagttgttgttattttatcaaatgattttGCGAAGAGTGAATGGTGTCAATGGGAAGTTGATGTCGTTCAAGAGCGGAGGCGCAGACAGGGAAGGGATGTAGTTTTATTGATCATGCTTAAAAGTGTTGACTCTAAACATATGACGAATCAACTCAGAGCCCTTCTAGACAGTGCATCAAGTCTGAAATATCCTGCGGGCGTTGGCGAAGAACTGTTCTGGACGGCAGCAGTGGAAACACTAAGAAAACCATTGGGGTATCCAACGACATCACTGTTATGA